In the Jatrophihabitans endophyticus genome, one interval contains:
- a CDS encoding ABC transporter permease — translation MSPVELRAPARFLRSELGMVFGRRRNAVLLSVLGLVPVLICVSVRASGRSGRGSTIFGGITENGLFAALAALLVAGPLFLPLVVAVVAGDAVAGEAHSGTLRYLLSVPVGRTRLLAVKFAAAAAWCVACVAVVAVLGVLAGLVLFPSGELTLLSGRAVSYTDGLGRLALVSAYVAASLLMVAALGLFVSTMTEVPIAAIAATLTLTIASQVADAVPQLAVIQGWLPTHRWLRWVDLLRDPVATDGMAAGLLVTLGYVALFVSLAWARFGGKDVTS, via the coding sequence ATGTCTCCGGTTGAGCTGCGCGCCCCCGCCCGGTTCCTGCGTTCCGAGCTCGGCATGGTCTTCGGCCGCCGCCGCAACGCCGTCCTGCTCTCGGTGCTCGGCCTCGTGCCGGTGCTGATCTGCGTGTCGGTGCGGGCCAGCGGACGGTCCGGCCGGGGCAGCACGATCTTCGGCGGCATCACCGAGAACGGCCTGTTCGCCGCCCTGGCCGCCCTGCTCGTGGCCGGGCCGCTGTTCCTGCCGCTGGTCGTGGCGGTCGTCGCGGGTGACGCCGTCGCCGGCGAGGCGCACTCCGGGACGCTGCGTTACCTGCTGAGCGTGCCGGTCGGTCGGACCCGGCTGCTGGCGGTGAAGTTCGCCGCCGCCGCGGCATGGTGCGTCGCGTGCGTCGCGGTGGTCGCGGTGCTCGGCGTGCTCGCGGGACTCGTGCTGTTCCCCTCCGGGGAGCTGACCCTGCTCTCCGGCCGTGCCGTCTCCTACACCGACGGCCTCGGCCGGCTGGCGCTGGTGTCGGCGTACGTCGCGGCCTCGTTGCTGATGGTGGCGGCGCTCGGGCTGTTCGTGTCGACCATGACCGAGGTGCCGATCGCCGCCATCGCGGCCACGCTCACCCTCACGATCGCGAGCCAGGTCGCCGACGCCGTCCCGCAGCTCGCCGTCATCCAGGGTTGGCTGCCGACCCACCGCTGGCTGCGGTGGGTCGACCTGCTGCGCGACCCCGTCGCCACCGACGGGATGGCGGCCGGCCTGCTCGTGACGCTCGGCTACGTGGCGCTGTTCGTCTCGCTGGCCTGGGCGCGCTTCGGCGGCAAGGACGTCACCAGCTGA
- a CDS encoding ABC transporter ATP-binding protein — translation MTSAIASTGLTKRFGSATVVDGLDLAVPTGSVYGFLGPNGSGKTTTIRMLLGLVLPSSGTHQLLGHDFASSGAMSLERVGALVEGPAFHPYLSGRANLARLDAADRTASARTATARIGEALDRVGLAAAARKRYRAYSLGMRQRLGIAAALLRPRDLLVLDEPTNGLDPQGTREVRALIDELSRGGTTVFLSSHLLSEIEHLCTEVGVMSVGRLVWQGSMAELRGRQRPVVRVDTGQPEAAERVLAEHDVGDLRRSDGAVHGTAGAALQPERLVAALVAAGVGVRGFRVEAPSLEEQFVGLTGEGFDVSG, via the coding sequence ATGACGTCGGCGATCGCGTCGACCGGGCTGACGAAGCGCTTCGGCTCCGCCACCGTCGTCGACGGCCTCGACCTCGCCGTGCCGACCGGCTCGGTGTACGGCTTCCTCGGGCCCAACGGGTCGGGCAAGACGACCACGATCCGGATGCTGCTGGGGCTGGTGCTCCCGAGCTCGGGCACCCACCAGCTGCTGGGGCACGATTTCGCGAGTTCCGGCGCGATGTCCCTGGAACGCGTCGGGGCACTGGTCGAGGGGCCGGCGTTCCATCCGTACCTGTCCGGCCGCGCGAACCTGGCGCGGCTCGACGCCGCCGATCGGACCGCGAGCGCTCGCACCGCCACCGCGCGCATCGGCGAGGCCCTCGACCGGGTCGGGCTGGCCGCCGCGGCGCGCAAGCGCTACCGCGCCTACTCGCTCGGGATGCGGCAACGGCTCGGTATCGCCGCGGCCCTGCTGCGCCCCCGGGACCTGCTCGTCCTCGACGAGCCCACGAACGGTCTCGATCCGCAGGGCACCCGCGAGGTCCGGGCGTTGATCGACGAGCTGTCCCGCGGCGGCACGACGGTCTTCCTGTCCTCCCATCTGCTGAGCGAGATCGAGCACCTGTGCACCGAGGTCGGGGTGATGAGCGTCGGTCGGCTGGTGTGGCAGGGCAGCATGGCCGAGCTGCGCGGCCGGCAGCGCCCCGTGGTGCGGGTCGACACCGGGCAACCCGAGGCCGCCGAGCGGGTGCTGGCCGAGCACGACGTCGGTGACCTGCGACGCTCGGACGGCGCGGTGCACGGCACCGCCGGCGCCGCGCTGCAGCCCGAGCGGCTGGTGGCGGCGCTGGTCGCCGCCGGCGTCGGCGTGCGCGGCTTCCGGGTCGAGGCGCCGAGCCTCGAGGAGCAGTTCGTCGGGTTGACGGGAGAGGGGTTCGATGTCTCCGGTTGA
- a CDS encoding LolA family protein: protein MNVPPVVRRHPALRWLAPLAVVGVAGLAATGVFRAQATSESLPATSPKAIIAAVQSPEHSGFSGTVVSRLSLGLPELPSFGGDDDGSSLASLLTGSHTLRVWYGGATQQRIALLGATDETDLFRSGRQLWEWSSADRVAIHTLLPARPAGAEQLPDPATTLTPSGVASGVLHDLDPTTKVSVRSNARVANRDAYELVLVPRTAATRVGSVHIAVDGKTKVPLGVRVYARGSRTPSIDVAYTSIRFERPSRTYFSFTPPSGATVRHVELDRHGNVDASGTDRAARPKRHRLQVTGSGWTSVWSAQVGRARAAKLTHGTARQLSTPVSGSWGRGRLLSSDLLNALVIDDGRVFAGAVEPDALFAAAAK from the coding sequence GTGAACGTCCCTCCGGTCGTGCGGCGCCATCCGGCGCTGCGCTGGCTCGCCCCGCTCGCCGTCGTCGGCGTCGCCGGGCTCGCGGCCACCGGCGTCTTCCGGGCCCAGGCGACGTCCGAGTCGCTGCCGGCGACGTCGCCGAAGGCCATCATCGCCGCGGTGCAGTCACCGGAGCACAGCGGCTTCTCCGGCACCGTCGTCTCCCGGCTGTCGCTCGGCCTGCCCGAGCTGCCCTCCTTCGGCGGGGACGACGACGGCTCGTCGCTCGCCTCGCTGCTGACCGGCTCGCACACCCTGCGGGTCTGGTACGGCGGGGCCACCCAGCAGCGCATCGCGCTGCTCGGCGCCACCGACGAGACCGACCTCTTCCGCTCCGGCCGCCAGCTGTGGGAGTGGTCGAGTGCCGACCGGGTCGCGATCCACACGCTGCTGCCGGCCCGTCCCGCCGGCGCCGAGCAGCTGCCCGACCCCGCCACCACCCTGACCCCGTCCGGCGTGGCGAGCGGTGTGCTGCACGACCTCGATCCCACGACGAAGGTGTCGGTCCGCTCGAACGCCCGCGTCGCCAACCGCGACGCCTACGAGCTGGTCCTCGTGCCCCGCACCGCCGCGACGCGGGTCGGCTCCGTGCACATCGCCGTCGACGGCAAGACGAAGGTGCCGCTGGGGGTGCGGGTCTACGCCCGCGGCTCGCGGACGCCCTCGATCGACGTCGCCTACACCAGCATCAGGTTCGAGCGGCCGTCGCGGACGTACTTCTCCTTCACCCCGCCCTCGGGCGCGACCGTGCGCCACGTCGAGCTGGACCGGCACGGCAACGTCGACGCGAGCGGGACGGATCGTGCCGCCCGGCCGAAGCGGCATCGGCTGCAGGTCACGGGCAGCGGCTGGACGAGCGTGTGGAGCGCGCAGGTCGGCCGGGCCAGGGCCGCGAAGCTCACGCACGGCACGGCGCGTCAGCTCTCCACCCCGGTGTCGGGCAGTTGGGGTCGGGGCCGGCTGCTGAGCTCCGATCTGCTGAACGCGCTGGTCATCGACGACGGCCGGGTGTTCGCCGGCGCCGTCGAGCCGGACGCGCTCTTCGCGGCCGCCGCTAAGTAG
- a CDS encoding response regulator transcription factor, giving the protein MRLLIVEDEIRLASALQRGLGAEGFTVDVAHTGPDGLHLAQETTYDAVILDIMLPELSGYRIIEQLRAAENWVPILMLTAKDGEYDEADALDLGADDYLTKPFSFVVLLARIRALLRRGVQPRPASLTVGDLVLDPAAHTVHRGETGVELTPREFSLLEFLMRRAGDAVSKADILHHVWDANYDGDANVVEVYVGYLRRKIDVPFGRQTLQTVRGAGYRLTAEA; this is encoded by the coding sequence GTGCGCTTGCTGATCGTGGAGGACGAGATCCGGTTGGCCTCGGCCCTGCAGCGCGGTCTCGGCGCGGAGGGGTTCACCGTCGACGTCGCCCACACCGGTCCCGACGGGCTGCACCTGGCCCAGGAGACGACCTACGACGCCGTCATCCTCGACATCATGCTGCCGGAGCTCTCGGGCTACCGGATCATCGAGCAGCTGCGCGCGGCCGAGAACTGGGTGCCCATCCTGATGCTGACGGCCAAGGACGGCGAGTACGACGAGGCCGACGCGCTCGACCTCGGCGCCGACGACTACCTGACCAAGCCGTTCTCCTTCGTCGTCCTGCTCGCCCGGATCCGCGCCCTGCTGCGGCGCGGCGTGCAGCCGCGGCCCGCGTCGCTGACCGTCGGCGACCTGGTGCTCGACCCCGCCGCGCACACCGTCCACCGGGGCGAGACCGGCGTAGAGCTCACGCCCCGTGAGTTCTCGCTGCTCGAGTTCCTGATGCGCCGCGCCGGCGACGCCGTGAGCAAGGCCGACATCCTGCACCACGTCTGGGACGCCAACTACGACGGCGACGCCAACGTCGTCGAGGTGTACGTCGGCTACCTGCGCCGCAAGATCGACGTGCCGTTCGGCCGGCAGACGCTGCAGACGGTGCGCGGAGCGGGGTACCGGCTCACCGCCGAGGCGTGA
- a CDS encoding thioredoxin-like domain-containing protein, producing MRTGPRVRAPELVAGDWFNSAEPLTLAGLRGRFVLLDFWTFCCGNCLHVLDELRPFERRYAEVLTVVGVHSPKFPHEADPAALAAAVERHEVHHPVVNDPRLATWQQYAVRAWPTLVLIDPEGYVVAQAAGEGQVEALGALVDTLAPEHEARGTLRRGDDPYRPPAPVPGTLRFPADAVLLPAQRTGRDRDSLLVADAGHHQLVELELDGTTELRRIGTGERGAPFAEPNGLALLPAGLTDYDVLVADTAQHVLRGVRLADGALIATLDLPALLADELTVTGPIPLALSPWDVVWWPAADRAVVAAAGVHLLLAVDPVAGTAEVLAGTTVEGLRDGAALDTWLAQPSGLAVAGERVWFVDAESSALRHLDTDGVVRTVVGEGLFDFGHVDGPAASARFQHPLGVTVLPDGSPAVLDTYNGAVRRYDPATDAVTTLARDLAEPSAALLVGDTLVVVESAGHRLTATPLGDEVVTGAAQRTERPATAVAAGEVELAVLFRVPPGRKLDDRYGPSVRVAVTASPPELLVDGAGESTDLRRRLRLAPGAGVLHVTAQAASCDDAPDADHPACYLARQDWGLPVTVGDDGTGRLDLTLLG from the coding sequence GTGAGAACAGGCCCGCGGGTGCGGGCGCCGGAACTGGTGGCCGGCGACTGGTTCAACTCAGCCGAGCCACTGACCCTCGCCGGCCTGCGGGGCCGCTTCGTCCTGCTGGACTTCTGGACGTTCTGCTGCGGCAACTGCCTGCACGTGCTGGACGAGCTGCGCCCCTTCGAGCGCCGCTACGCCGAGGTGCTGACCGTGGTCGGCGTGCACTCGCCGAAGTTCCCCCACGAGGCCGACCCGGCCGCGCTCGCGGCCGCCGTCGAGCGCCACGAGGTGCACCACCCCGTCGTCAACGACCCGCGCCTCGCGACGTGGCAGCAGTACGCGGTGCGCGCCTGGCCCACGCTGGTGCTGATCGACCCGGAGGGGTACGTGGTCGCGCAGGCCGCCGGCGAGGGGCAGGTCGAGGCCCTGGGCGCCCTCGTCGACACCCTCGCGCCCGAGCACGAGGCGCGCGGGACGCTGCGGCGCGGCGACGACCCGTACCGCCCGCCGGCACCCGTCCCGGGAACGCTGCGCTTCCCCGCCGATGCGGTGCTGCTGCCCGCGCAGCGCACCGGCCGCGACCGGGACTCGCTGCTCGTCGCCGACGCCGGCCACCACCAGCTGGTCGAGCTCGAGCTCGACGGCACCACCGAGCTGCGCCGCATCGGGACCGGCGAGCGCGGCGCCCCCTTCGCCGAGCCGAACGGGCTCGCCCTGCTGCCCGCGGGGCTCACCGACTACGACGTCCTGGTCGCCGACACCGCCCAGCACGTGCTGCGCGGCGTCCGCCTCGCCGACGGTGCGCTGATCGCGACCCTCGACCTGCCGGCGCTGCTCGCCGACGAGCTCACCGTCACCGGCCCGATCCCGCTCGCGCTCTCGCCGTGGGACGTCGTCTGGTGGCCGGCCGCCGACCGTGCCGTCGTCGCCGCCGCGGGCGTCCACCTGCTGCTGGCCGTCGACCCGGTCGCCGGGACCGCCGAGGTGCTCGCCGGCACCACCGTCGAGGGGCTGCGCGACGGCGCCGCGCTCGACACCTGGCTCGCCCAGCCGTCCGGGCTCGCCGTGGCCGGCGAGCGGGTGTGGTTCGTGGACGCCGAGTCCTCCGCGCTGCGCCATCTCGACACCGACGGCGTCGTCCGGACCGTGGTCGGCGAGGGGCTGTTCGACTTCGGCCACGTGGACGGCCCGGCGGCGAGTGCGCGCTTCCAGCACCCGCTCGGAGTCACCGTGTTGCCCGACGGCTCCCCGGCCGTCCTCGACACCTACAACGGCGCCGTCCGGCGCTACGACCCGGCGACCGACGCCGTCACCACGCTGGCTCGCGACCTCGCCGAGCCGTCGGCCGCCCTGCTCGTCGGCGACACGCTCGTCGTCGTGGAGTCCGCCGGGCACCGCCTCACCGCCACCCCCCTGGGCGACGAGGTCGTCACCGGCGCGGCGCAGCGCACCGAGCGCCCGGCGACCGCCGTGGCAGCCGGCGAGGTCGAGCTCGCCGTGCTCTTCCGGGTACCGCCCGGACGCAAGCTCGACGACCGTTACGGCCCCTCGGTCCGGGTGGCGGTGACCGCGTCGCCACCGGAACTGCTCGTCGACGGTGCCGGCGAGTCCACCGACCTGCGGCGCCGGCTGCGGCTCGCGCCGGGCGCCGGCGTCCTGCACGTCACGGCCCAGGCCGCCTCCTGCGACGACGCGCCGGACGCCGACCATCCCGCGTGCTACCTGGCCCGGCAGGACTGGGGACTGCCCGTCACGGTCGGCGACGACGGCACCGGCCGGCTGGATCTCACCCTGCTGGGCTGA
- a CDS encoding peroxidase-related enzyme (This protein belongs to a clade of uncharacterized proteins related to peroxidases such as the alkylhydroperoxidase AhpD.): MARATWFFPVPDEAELPERLRGLFAKAREQVGFVPNVFRAFSYRPERLSAWFGHYKLLHEPTPGLDAADREMIAVVVSAWNRCTYCIVSHGHALRVALGGTAEAELTADYVATNWRHAGLDERRAAICGYAEKLTARPHEMSEADLVGLRDVGLTDHEIWDVAEIASMYNFTNRMALATGQRPNEEYHHLDRGR, from the coding sequence ATGGCGCGCGCGACGTGGTTCTTCCCGGTCCCCGACGAGGCGGAGCTCCCCGAACGGCTGCGGGGCCTGTTCGCGAAGGCTCGCGAACAGGTCGGCTTCGTGCCGAACGTGTTCCGCGCCTTCAGCTACCGACCGGAGCGCCTCTCCGCCTGGTTCGGGCACTACAAGCTGCTGCACGAGCCGACACCGGGGCTCGACGCGGCCGACCGCGAGATGATCGCCGTGGTCGTCAGCGCGTGGAACCGGTGCACCTACTGCATCGTGTCCCACGGGCACGCGCTCCGGGTCGCCCTGGGTGGGACGGCCGAGGCGGAGCTGACCGCCGACTACGTCGCGACGAACTGGCGGCACGCCGGGCTCGACGAGCGGCGCGCCGCCATCTGCGGGTACGCGGAGAAGCTCACCGCCCGTCCGCACGAGATGAGCGAGGCCGACCTCGTCGGGTTGCGCGACGTGGGCCTCACCGACCACGAGATCTGGGACGTCGCCGAGATCGCCAGCATGTACAACTTCACCAACCGGATGGCACTGGCCACCGGGCAGCGTCCCAACGAGGAGTACCACCACCTCGACCGCGGCCGGTAG
- a CDS encoding SpoIIE family protein phosphatase — MTEQSTDGGATGADAALATLLPPLVHEASAAVLVVDLQRREVTFANDLARQLAPERDLPISVDDWSQAAGLEDVTGGHLPEGPTESTVSPAESLLRVAQGEPATGEAITAMRATAATDAREVLWVLGLPLDGAPAALANLALVVFLPARNARLVAGVQESAADLRDRAVLATRVSFTITDPNEPDDPLVWVNPAFSQTTGYTFDEAVGRNCRFLQGEGTDREIIDQIRDCLREERPLTTTLLNYRKDGTPFWNELSISPVRDSDGAVTHFVGVQADVTGRVEAQQSRDDALSQVARAADRLALLADFTSRMAMSQQPTHILQLLADALVPQVGTWCALYTLDDAGHVSRPYVMHERADIDPAVADLVESLTAVVPDQLRGSSPIWPVLRGEVRDVLIRDYEDTPASETGAGDDERTALLRRLGTRSIVVVPLLARSGILGCVALVADESRPPFGETDLALVQDLAVRAGLMLENTQLYARERAAAATLQRSLLPRLPRLDGVTIAAEYIPAADEAAVGGDWYDVFALRGGAGVGVVVGDVMGHNFDSAARMGKLSTIVRSYGWPGSEPQTVLTAVDELLEGGGLDFLATCVYATLSLDERGAQLRYSSAGHPPAIVRGPDGVVHVLDAARGPMIGVSRLLADSTRPADAVVSLERGSTLICFTDGLTDAFGPEPDMDEGLAELCRLAAALPLDASPRQLIERLTAAAVRHSDDVAVVAMRID, encoded by the coding sequence GTGACCGAGCAGTCGACGGACGGTGGTGCGACGGGAGCGGACGCCGCCCTCGCGACGCTGCTGCCCCCTCTCGTCCACGAGGCGAGTGCCGCCGTGCTGGTGGTCGACCTGCAGCGGCGCGAGGTCACCTTCGCCAACGACCTGGCCCGGCAGCTGGCCCCCGAGCGCGACCTGCCGATCTCGGTGGACGACTGGTCGCAGGCCGCGGGGCTCGAGGACGTCACCGGCGGCCACCTGCCCGAGGGGCCGACCGAGTCGACCGTCAGCCCGGCGGAGTCCCTGCTGCGGGTGGCGCAGGGCGAGCCGGCGACCGGCGAGGCGATCACCGCGATGCGGGCGACCGCCGCCACCGACGCCCGCGAGGTGCTCTGGGTGCTCGGCCTGCCCCTCGACGGCGCGCCCGCGGCGCTCGCGAACCTGGCGCTGGTCGTGTTCCTGCCCGCGCGCAACGCCCGGCTGGTCGCGGGCGTGCAGGAGTCCGCCGCCGACCTGCGCGACCGCGCCGTGCTCGCGACGCGGGTCTCGTTCACGATCACCGACCCGAACGAGCCCGACGACCCGCTCGTCTGGGTCAACCCGGCGTTCTCGCAGACCACCGGATACACCTTCGACGAGGCGGTCGGGCGCAACTGCCGCTTCCTGCAGGGCGAGGGCACCGATCGCGAGATCATCGACCAGATCCGCGACTGCCTGCGCGAGGAGCGTCCGCTCACCACGACGTTGCTGAACTACCGCAAGGACGGCACGCCCTTCTGGAACGAGCTGTCGATCTCGCCCGTGCGTGACAGCGACGGTGCGGTGACGCACTTCGTCGGCGTGCAGGCCGACGTCACCGGCCGCGTCGAGGCGCAGCAGTCGCGTGACGACGCGTTGTCGCAGGTCGCGCGCGCCGCCGACCGGCTCGCGCTGCTCGCGGACTTCACGTCGCGGATGGCGATGAGCCAGCAGCCCACGCACATCCTGCAGCTGCTGGCCGACGCGCTGGTCCCGCAGGTCGGCACCTGGTGCGCCCTCTACACCCTGGACGACGCCGGGCACGTCTCGCGGCCGTACGTCATGCACGAGCGGGCCGACATCGACCCGGCGGTCGCCGACCTCGTCGAGTCGCTGACCGCGGTGGTGCCCGACCAGCTGCGCGGCAGCAGCCCCATCTGGCCGGTCCTGCGCGGCGAGGTCCGCGACGTGCTCATCCGCGACTACGAGGACACGCCGGCGTCGGAGACGGGGGCGGGCGACGACGAGCGCACCGCACTGCTGCGCCGGCTCGGTACCCGCAGCATCGTCGTGGTCCCCCTGCTCGCCCGCTCGGGGATCCTCGGCTGCGTCGCGCTCGTCGCCGACGAGTCGCGACCCCCGTTCGGCGAGACCGACCTCGCACTGGTCCAGGACCTCGCGGTGCGCGCCGGGCTGATGCTCGAGAACACCCAGCTCTACGCCCGCGAGCGCGCCGCCGCCGCGACGCTGCAGCGCAGTCTGCTGCCGCGACTGCCCCGACTCGACGGCGTCACCATCGCCGCCGAGTACATCCCCGCCGCCGACGAGGCCGCGGTCGGCGGTGACTGGTACGACGTCTTCGCCCTGCGCGGCGGGGCGGGTGTCGGCGTCGTCGTCGGCGACGTCATGGGGCACAACTTCGACTCCGCCGCCCGGATGGGCAAGCTCTCCACCATCGTCCGCTCCTACGGCTGGCCGGGCAGCGAGCCGCAGACCGTGCTCACCGCGGTCGACGAGCTGCTCGAGGGCGGCGGCCTGGACTTCCTGGCCACTTGCGTCTACGCGACGCTCAGCCTCGACGAGCGCGGTGCGCAGCTGCGCTACTCCAGCGCGGGTCACCCACCGGCGATCGTGCGCGGTCCCGACGGCGTGGTGCACGTGCTCGACGCCGCCCGGGGACCCATGATCGGCGTCTCGCGGCTGCTCGCGGACTCGACGCGTCCCGCCGACGCCGTCGTGTCCCTGGAGCGGGGCAGCACCCTCATCTGCTTCACCGACGGCCTCACCGACGCCTTCGGCCCGGAGCCGGACATGGACGAGGGGCTCGCCGAGCTGTGCCGGCTCGCCGCCGCCCTGCCACTGGACGCCTCGCCGCGCCAGCTCATCGAACGGCTGACCGCCGCGGCCGTGCGGCACTCCGACGACGTCGCCGTCGTCGCGATGCGCATCGACTGA